The Thermonema lapsum genome window below encodes:
- a CDS encoding Eco57I restriction-modification methylase domain-containing protein — protein MEKKELQATLSAPFDLQQWQQVLRKVFGVQHLYATPSEIPLPANNKADAAYELGKFTTADDRLVGLYWVKVKPNVWIERNKVGLRELLRSVYKYDVDGALIVFEQGDKWRLSFVSEIRTRDEQGNTVEQLTEPRRYTYLLGAGEKTNTPSARLASLAGKKLYLDDIRQAFSVEVLNAEFYKMVANHFYQLVGTAENKNIAHQGVLLLPSITPNNPQNRKKYQEFAVRLIGRTVFCWFLKVKKSKQGKALIPEELLSAQAVKQHPNYYHNILEKLFFQTLNTPMAKRRDDLPEAFRDIPFLNGGLFDPHPDDYYKLSELTGLSGHLNTLIIPDSWFASFFEQLEQYNFTIDENSSVDVEVSVDPEMLGRIFENLLAEIDPESGETARKATGSYYTPREIVDYMATESLVHYLHSKTHIDPDQLRPIFKMDSSVSFTDDDKEKILQALDQLKIIDPACGSGAFPMGVLQKMVMALEKLDPSAHWWKQQQISRIENVMLRKQVSEKLDNTSMEYARKIGIIQNTLYGVDIQPIAAEISKLRCFLTLVVDENVDDTQPNRGVEPLPNLEFKFVTANALIGLPVEQDFGGLFNANDDLDKLKQIRLSYLQSYGDEKNQLKEEFKSIQTKILRTQYNNRVTDVNSRAYLISTWEPFSHESANWFDPEWMFGVKEFDVVIGNPPYIQLQKAQNDKTKYADLYKAQNYETFARTGDIYCLFYEKGMKLLKSDGILCYITSNKWMRAGYGEKLRAFFTRYNPLLLLDLGPNVFENATVDTNILIIQKCENRNQLKALTINERKKDTIPFDSLVKEKSVVLKNLSKDAWFIGSDAEQRLKEKIERIGKPLKDWDVKIYRGVLTGLNEAFIITTEKRNEILAHCKTDEERRRTEAIIKPILRGKDIKRYYYEWAGLWVIVIPAGWTNENKGKQSAEEFIQEQFPSLMTHLKVFEAKAKKRDDQGDYWWELRACAYYPEFEKEKVVWQRITQEPTFCLVKPNVYVLDSMAFFTGNNLKFIMAILNSKLIYKYVEMIVHQYGFTGFRLSNQYVEVMPLPPITPTNEPIVRQIEALVDKILAAKKEDKNADTTAWEREIDGLVYGLYGLTEEEIKIIEGK, from the coding sequence ATGGAAAAGAAAGAATTACAAGCCACTTTATCAGCTCCATTCGATTTGCAACAATGGCAACAGGTTTTAAGGAAGGTCTTTGGCGTTCAACATTTATATGCCACTCCAAGCGAAATTCCATTACCAGCTAACAACAAAGCCGATGCGGCTTACGAGCTGGGCAAATTTACTACAGCCGACGACCGCCTGGTAGGGCTTTACTGGGTAAAAGTGAAACCCAACGTATGGATTGAACGCAACAAGGTAGGGCTTAGGGAACTACTTCGGTCGGTTTATAAGTACGATGTGGATGGTGCCCTCATTGTGTTCGAACAAGGCGATAAATGGCGTCTGAGCTTTGTGAGCGAAATCAGAACCCGCGACGAACAGGGCAATACCGTAGAACAGCTAACCGAACCCCGCCGCTATACCTACCTGCTCGGCGCGGGCGAAAAAACCAATACCCCCAGTGCCCGCCTTGCAAGCCTGGCTGGCAAAAAACTATACCTCGACGACATTCGGCAAGCCTTTAGCGTGGAAGTTCTCAACGCCGAGTTTTATAAAATGGTAGCCAACCATTTCTATCAACTGGTGGGCACTGCCGAAAACAAAAATATTGCGCATCAGGGTGTTCTGCTATTGCCCTCAATTACTCCCAATAACCCTCAGAACAGAAAAAAATATCAGGAATTTGCTGTAAGGCTTATTGGTCGTACCGTCTTTTGTTGGTTTCTTAAAGTGAAAAAATCAAAACAGGGCAAAGCACTCATACCCGAAGAACTGCTAAGCGCTCAAGCCGTAAAGCAACATCCTAACTACTACCATAACATCCTCGAAAAGCTTTTCTTTCAAACCCTCAATACCCCGATGGCTAAGCGAAGAGACGACCTACCCGAAGCGTTTCGAGACATTCCCTTTCTCAATGGCGGACTCTTTGACCCACACCCCGACGATTACTATAAGCTTAGCGAATTAACTGGCTTATCGGGGCACCTTAATACGTTGATAATCCCCGACAGCTGGTTCGCAAGCTTTTTTGAGCAACTGGAACAGTACAACTTTACCATCGACGAGAACAGCAGCGTAGATGTAGAGGTAAGCGTTGACCCCGAAATGCTGGGACGCATTTTCGAAAACCTTTTGGCTGAGATTGACCCCGAAAGCGGCGAAACCGCCCGCAAAGCCACAGGTAGCTACTACACCCCACGCGAAATTGTCGATTACATGGCAACCGAAAGCTTGGTGCACTACCTGCACAGCAAAACCCACATCGACCCCGACCAGCTCAGACCCATTTTTAAAATGGACAGCAGCGTTTCGTTTACCGATGACGACAAGGAAAAAATACTGCAAGCCCTGGACCAGCTCAAAATCATTGACCCCGCCTGTGGTTCGGGGGCATTCCCCATGGGCGTGCTGCAAAAAATGGTAATGGCTCTTGAAAAATTAGACCCCAGCGCCCATTGGTGGAAACAGCAACAAATTAGCCGCATTGAAAATGTGATGCTTCGCAAACAGGTGAGCGAAAAATTAGATAATACCTCAATGGAGTATGCCCGTAAAATTGGCATTATACAAAATACCCTGTACGGTGTGGATATTCAACCCATTGCTGCCGAAATATCGAAGCTGCGCTGCTTCCTTACACTTGTTGTCGATGAAAATGTGGACGACACCCAACCCAACCGCGGTGTAGAACCCCTGCCTAACCTCGAATTTAAATTTGTTACTGCCAATGCACTCATTGGCTTGCCTGTAGAACAAGACTTTGGGGGCTTATTCAATGCAAACGACGATTTAGATAAGCTTAAACAAATCAGGCTAAGCTACTTGCAAAGCTATGGAGATGAAAAAAATCAGCTAAAAGAAGAATTTAAGAGCATACAAACTAAAATTTTAAGAACCCAATATAACAATAGAGTAACCGATGTAAACAGTCGTGCCTACTTAATAAGCACATGGGAACCCTTTAGCCACGAGTCTGCCAACTGGTTCGACCCCGAATGGATGTTTGGCGTAAAAGAGTTTGATGTAGTGATTGGAAACCCGCCGTACATTCAGCTGCAAAAAGCCCAAAACGATAAAACGAAATATGCTGACCTTTACAAAGCCCAAAACTACGAAACCTTTGCACGCACAGGCGATATTTATTGCCTCTTTTACGAAAAAGGCATGAAGCTGCTCAAATCCGATGGCATACTCTGTTACATCACCTCGAACAAATGGATGCGAGCCGGCTATGGCGAAAAACTTAGAGCATTCTTCACAAGGTACAATCCGCTGTTGCTCCTCGATTTAGGTCCCAACGTGTTCGAAAATGCCACCGTCGATACCAACATACTGATTATTCAAAAGTGCGAAAACCGCAACCAGCTCAAAGCCCTCACCATCAACGAGCGCAAAAAGGATACAATACCTTTCGACAGCCTGGTAAAAGAAAAAAGCGTGGTATTGAAAAACCTTAGCAAAGATGCCTGGTTTATAGGCAGCGATGCCGAGCAGCGGCTCAAAGAAAAAATTGAACGCATTGGCAAACCCCTCAAGGACTGGGATGTAAAGATTTATAGGGGGGTATTAACTGGCTTAAACGAAGCCTTTATCATCACCACCGAAAAGCGCAACGAGATACTGGCTCATTGCAAAACCGACGAAGAACGCCGCCGCACCGAAGCCATCATCAAACCCATTTTGCGGGGCAAGGATATTAAGCGGTATTATTATGAGTGGGCAGGGTTGTGGGTGATTGTTATCCCTGCTGGCTGGACAAACGAGAACAAGGGAAAACAAAGTGCTGAAGAATTTATACAAGAACAATTTCCATCTCTAATGACGCATTTAAAAGTGTTTGAAGCAAAAGCTAAAAAACGAGATGACCAGGGCGATTACTGGTGGGAACTACGAGCCTGTGCCTACTACCCAGAGTTTGAGAAGGAGAAGGTGGTGTGGCAACGAATAACTCAGGAGCCAACATTTTGTTTAGTAAAACCAAATGTTTATGTCCTTGACAGTATGGCATTTTTTACAGGAAATAATCTTAAATTCATAATGGCTATATTAAATTCAAAACTAATTTATAAGTATGTTGAGATGATTGTTCATCAATATGGTTTTACTGGGTTTAGGTTATCAAATCAATATGTAGAAGTAATGCCCCTTCCTCCCATCACCCCAACCAACGAGCCCATTGTTCGGCAAATTGAGGCGCTGGTGGATAAAATCCTTGCGGCAAAGAAAGAGGATAAAAACGCCGATACCACCGCCTGGGAGCGTGAGATAGATGGGTTGGTGTATGGGTTGTATGGGTTAACAGAAGAAGAAATAAAAATCATAGAAGGAAAATGA
- a CDS encoding transposase, producing the protein MTYDPNKHHRRSIRLRGYDYSKPGAYFITIVTHNRQCLFGEIINGAMVLNDAGFIARKCWLEIPSHFPHTQLDEFIIMPNHIHGIIIICDNEHVGAKNTDIVGAKNIDIVVGAKNFSPLQQTPKPLVTSTNQQPQSPSRTIGSIVRGFKIGVTKWFRQNTDIYNVWQRNYYERIIRNEKEFNNIRRYIINNPVNWANDKNRVK; encoded by the coding sequence ATGACCTACGACCCTAATAAACATCATCGCCGTTCCATTCGTTTGCGCGGATACGATTATTCAAAACCGGGTGCGTATTTCATCACCATCGTTACCCACAATCGCCAATGTTTATTTGGCGAAATCATCAACGGCGCAATGGTGTTGAACGATGCGGGTTTCATTGCCCGAAAATGTTGGTTGGAAATACCATCGCATTTCCCGCATACCCAATTGGACGAATTCATTATCATGCCCAATCATATTCATGGAATCATCATTATTTGCGACAATGAACATGTGGGGGCGAAAAATACCGATATTGTTGGTGCGAAAAATATCGATATTGTTGTAGGGGCAAAAAATTTTTCGCCCCTACAACAAACCCCAAAACCATTGGTCACATCAACAAATCAACAACCACAATCCCCATCCCGAACCATCGGTTCCATTGTTCGGGGGTTCAAAATTGGTGTTACGAAATGGTTTCGACAAAACACCGATATATACAACGTCTGGCAACGCAATTATTACGAACGCATCATTCGCAACGAGAAGGAATTCAACAACATCAGGCGATACATTATCAACAATCCCGTGAATTGGGCAAATGATAAAAACCGTGTAAAATAA
- a CDS encoding transposase — protein sequence MRGYDYSKPGAYFITIVTHNRQCLFGEIKNGAMVLNDAGFIARKYWLEIPSHFPHTQLDEFIIMPNHIHGIIIICDNEHVGAKNTDIVGAKNIDIVVEAKNFSPLQQTPKPLVTSTNQQPQSPSRTIGSIIRGFKIGVTKWFRQNTDIYNVWQRNYYEHIIRNEKEFNNIRRYIINNPVNWANDKNRVK from the coding sequence TTGCGCGGATACGATTATTCAAAACCGGGTGCGTATTTCATCACCATCGTTACCCACAATCGCCAATGTTTATTTGGCGAAATCAAAAACGGCGCAATGGTGTTGAACGATGCGGGTTTCATTGCCCGAAAATATTGGTTGGAAATACCATCGCATTTCCCGCATACCCAATTGGACGAATTCATTATCATGCCCAATCATATTCATGGAATCATCATTATTTGCGACAATGAACATGTGGGGGCGAAAAATACCGATATTGTTGGTGCGAAAAATATCGATATTGTTGTAGAGGCGAAAAATTTTTCGCCCCTACAACAAACCCCAAAACCATTGGTCACATCAACAAATCAACAACCACAATCCCCATCCCGAACCATTGGTTCCATTATTCGGGGGTTCAAAATTGGTGTTACGAAATGGTTTCGACAAAACACCGATATATACAACGTTTGGCAACGCAATTATTACGAACACATCATTCGCAACGAGAAGGAATTCAACAACATCAGGCGATACATTATCAACAATCCTGTGAATTGGGCAAATGATAAAAACCGTGTAAAATAA
- a CDS encoding DUF6992 family protein gives MNHKTPLLLFTMVFIPLNFLFAQRAISDKLQHFQAKRNDINQTAMLVLGSWAAANILVGSIGNFKTEGETKYFHQLNATWNAVNLGIAALGYFKAVHSDPAAMTNVEMLKDYNSLQSFLLLNAGLDAAYIMTGLYLKEKSKHSSSAERLKGYGNSLLLQGGFLLLFDVSLYFIHLNHANIHLYPHLESLAAGGFGLGISIRL, from the coding sequence ATGAATCATAAAACGCCCCTCCTGCTCTTCACAATGGTTTTTATCCCATTAAACTTTCTTTTTGCTCAAAGAGCAATCTCAGACAAACTGCAACATTTCCAAGCCAAACGAAATGACATAAACCAAACTGCTATGCTTGTGCTGGGCAGCTGGGCTGCTGCAAATATTTTAGTGGGAAGCATTGGAAATTTTAAAACAGAAGGTGAAACTAAATATTTTCATCAGTTGAATGCCACGTGGAACGCAGTGAACTTAGGCATTGCTGCTTTGGGTTATTTTAAAGCTGTCCATTCTGACCCGGCAGCAATGACCAACGTAGAAATGCTGAAAGATTACAATTCACTTCAGAGCTTTCTCTTGCTTAACGCTGGTTTGGATGCTGCCTATATTATGACAGGGCTTTATTTGAAAGAAAAATCAAAACATTCTTCAAGCGCTGAAAGGTTGAAAGGATATGGCAACAGTTTGCTGCTTCAAGGTGGGTTTCTTTTGCTGTTTGATGTGTCTTTATATTTTATCCATCTGAACCATGCCAACATCCATCTTTATCCGCATCTGGAAAGCTTAGCTGCCGGAGGATTTGGTCTTGGGATAAGCATTCGATTGTAA
- a CDS encoding SDR family NAD(P)-dependent oxidoreductase — protein MMSTYLIVGGTSGIGLETTKLLSKNHRVMVLSRTKKNLDGLNNVEFFSADVTKSVEELPPINEPIHGIVYCPGTINLKPLRNLKTEDFLHDFEVNLLGAVKVINKYYNNLKGAGKASIVLFSTVAVQTGMPFHASIASAKGAVEGLTRTLAAEFAPNIRVNCLAPSITNTPLAEKLLNNETKMKSSEERHPLKRIGDAKEMAQIVTLLLSDAASFITGQIIKVDGGISSIKLI, from the coding sequence ATGATGAGCACATATTTAATTGTTGGCGGCACCTCTGGAATCGGATTGGAAACCACCAAACTTCTCAGTAAAAACCATCGTGTGATGGTGCTAAGCCGAACAAAGAAAAATCTTGACGGATTAAATAATGTCGAGTTCTTTTCTGCCGATGTTACAAAATCAGTAGAAGAACTTCCACCAATCAATGAACCCATCCACGGCATTGTTTATTGCCCCGGAACAATAAACTTAAAACCGCTAAGAAACTTAAAAACAGAAGATTTTCTACATGACTTTGAGGTGAATCTGCTCGGTGCAGTTAAGGTAATAAACAAGTATTACAACAACCTCAAAGGTGCAGGCAAAGCCAGCATAGTCTTGTTCAGCACGGTGGCAGTGCAAACAGGAATGCCATTTCACGCCTCCATTGCTTCGGCAAAGGGGGCTGTTGAAGGACTAACAAGAACGCTTGCCGCCGAGTTTGCACCAAACATTCGGGTGAATTGCCTTGCGCCCTCCATTACCAATACGCCACTTGCAGAAAAACTTTTAAACAACGAAACCAAAATGAAATCATCCGAAGAGCGTCATCCTCTAAAAAGAATCGGCGATGCAAAAGAAATGGCTCAGATAGTAACGCTGCTGCTTTCTGATGCTGCTTCGTTCATAACCGGACAAATTATCAAAGTGGATGGCGGAATTTCTTCTATAAAGTTAATTTAA
- a CDS encoding flavin reductase family protein: MKITKENILQFEKLYRTNFINSLSGFKSANLIGTASKEGNTNLAIFSSAIHVGAHPPLIGLLFRPVSVPRHTYENIKETGYFTVNHINKDIYKQAHQTSARYDKELSEFEECGLTPEFSDTIQAPYVKESNIKIGCRFVEEHWIKINDTIFLIGEILEVILPDNVVLDDGYVDIEKAGTITISGLDSYHETKRISRLSYAKPGKELNTL; encoded by the coding sequence ATGAAAATAACTAAAGAAAATATCCTGCAGTTTGAAAAACTATATCGCACCAATTTCATCAACTCACTTTCCGGTTTTAAAAGTGCCAATCTCATAGGAACAGCCTCAAAGGAGGGCAACACCAATCTTGCCATTTTCAGTTCTGCGATTCATGTTGGTGCCCATCCCCCTTTGATTGGATTATTGTTCCGCCCTGTATCGGTTCCCAGACATACTTACGAAAACATCAAAGAAACAGGATACTTTACTGTAAACCACATCAATAAAGACATTTACAAACAAGCACATCAAACCTCCGCAAGGTATGATAAAGAACTTTCTGAGTTTGAGGAATGCGGATTGACTCCGGAATTTTCGGATACAATTCAAGCACCTTATGTGAAAGAATCGAATATTAAAATTGGTTGCCGCTTTGTTGAAGAACATTGGATAAAAATCAACGATACCATTTTTCTAATCGGTGAGATTCTGGAAGTGATTCTACCTGACAATGTTGTGCTCGATGATGGATATGTTGATATAGAAAAAGCCGGAACAATCACCATCAGTGGATTAGACAGCTATCACGAAACGAAAAGAATTTCAAGATTGTCTTATGCTAAACCCGGTAAGGAATTAAATACTTTATAA